A genomic stretch from Pelodiscus sinensis isolate JC-2024 chromosome 23, ASM4963464v1, whole genome shotgun sequence includes:
- the GABRD gene encoding gamma-aminobutyric acid receptor subunit delta isoform X5: MAWQFTAGVLRAMNDIGDYIGSNIEISWLPNLDDLMKGYARIFRPGIGGPPVNVALAIEVASIDHISEVNMEYTMTVFLHQSWRDDRLSYNHTNETLGLDSRFVDKLWLPDTFIVNAKSAWFHDVTVENKLIRLQPDGVILYSIRITSTVACDMDLTKYPMDEQECMLDLESYGYSSEDIVYHWSGNQEEIHGLDKLQLAQFTITNYRFMTEMMNFKSAGQFPRLSLHFHLRRNRGVYIIQSYMPSILLVAMSWVSFWISQSAVPARVSLGITTVLTMTTLMVSARSSLPRASAIKALDVYFWICYVFVFAALVEYAFAHFNADYMKKQKAKLKASRQSGEVNVKNAIVLFSLSVAGVNQELAISNRQHRAPKSLPGSYGSVAVETGETKKHQESNQEKKRGLKSLFKPIDADTIDIYARAVFPAAFAAVNVIYWVAYTM, from the exons aGCAATGAATGATATTGGAGATTACATAGGCTCCAACATAGAAATATCCTGGTTACCTAATCTGGATGATTTAATGAAAGGATATGCACGGATTTTCAGGCCTGGAATTGGAG GCCCTCCTGTTAATGTTGCCCTAGCGATTGAAGTAGCCAGCATTGACCACATCTCAGAAGTTAACATG GAATACACCATGACAGTATTTTTGCATCAGAGCTGGCGAGACGACCGCCTGTCTTACAACCACACCAACGAAACTCTGGGTTTGGACAGTCGGTTTGTGGACAAGCTCTGGTTACCAGATACATTCATAGTAAATGCCAAGTCTGCTTGGTTCCACGATGTGACTGTGGAAAACAAACTTATTAGGCTACAGCCTGACGGAGTCATTTTATATAGCATCAG GATTACCTCAACCGTGGCCTGTGACATGGACCTCACTAAGTATCCCATGGATGAACAAGAGTGCATGCTGGATCTAGAGAGCT ATGGCTACTCTTCAGAGGATATCGTGTACCACTGGTCAGGAAACCAAGAGGAGATCCATGGGCTGGATAAGCTGCAGCTTGCTCAGTTCACAATCACAAATTACCGCTTCATGACAGAAATGATGAACTTCAAATCTG CGGGTCAGTTTCCCAGGCTCAGTCTGCACTTCCACCTGCGGCGGAATCGAGGCGTTTATATCATTCAGTCTTACATGCCTTCCATCTTACTGGTGGCCATGTCTTGGGTGTCCTTCTGGATCAGCCAATCAGCTGTGCCCGCGAGGGTGTCACTAG GGATAACCACCGTTCTGACTATGACCACGTTGATGGTCAGTGCCCGGTCTTCACTCCCACGAGCCTCTGCCATCAAGGCGCTGGATGTTTACTTCTGGATTTGCTACGTATTTGTCTTTGCTGCACTGGTGGAATATGCATTTGCACATTTCAATGCCGACTACATGAAAAAGCAAAAAGCCAAGCTGAAGGCGAGCAGACAGAGTGGAGAG GTCAATGTGAAGAACGccattgttttgttttccctttctGTTGCTGGCGTGAACCAGGAGCTGGCCATTTCTAACCGGCAGCACCGAGCTCCCAAAAGTCTACCTGGATCATATGGCTCTGTGGCAGTTGAAACTGGAGAGACAAAGAAGCATCAAGAATCTAATCAAGAGAAAAAGCGTGGCTTGAAGTCCCTCTTTAAGCCCATTGATGCAGACACCATCGATATTTATGCCAGGGCAGTGTTTCCAGCAGCCTTTGCAGCAGTCAATGTTATCTACTGGGTTGCTTATACAATGTAA
- the GABRD gene encoding gamma-aminobutyric acid receptor subunit delta isoform X3, translating to MAFLTWILPPLVLLGAQQHRCIRAMNDIGDYIGSNIEISWLPNLDDLMKGYARIFRPGIGGPPVNVALAIEVASIDHISEVNMEYTMTVFLHQSWRDDRLSYNHTNETLGLDSRFVDKLWLPDTFIVNAKSAWFHDVTVENKLIRLQPDGVILYSIRITSTVACDMDLTKYPMDEQECMLDLESYGYSSEDIVYHWSGNQEEIHGLDKLQLAQFTITNYRFMTEMMNFKSAGQFPRLSLHFHLRRNRGVYIIQSYMPSILLVAMSWVSFWISQSAVPARVSLGITTVLTMTTLMVSARSSLPRASAIKALDVYFWICYVFVFAALVEYAFAHFNADYMKKQKAKLKASRQSGEVNVKNAIVLFSLSVAGVNQELAISNRQHRAPKSLPGSYGSVAVETGETKKHQESNQEKKRGLKSLFKPIDADTIDIYARAVFPAAFAAVNVIYWVAYTM from the exons aGCAATGAATGATATTGGAGATTACATAGGCTCCAACATAGAAATATCCTGGTTACCTAATCTGGATGATTTAATGAAAGGATATGCACGGATTTTCAGGCCTGGAATTGGAG GCCCTCCTGTTAATGTTGCCCTAGCGATTGAAGTAGCCAGCATTGACCACATCTCAGAAGTTAACATG GAATACACCATGACAGTATTTTTGCATCAGAGCTGGCGAGACGACCGCCTGTCTTACAACCACACCAACGAAACTCTGGGTTTGGACAGTCGGTTTGTGGACAAGCTCTGGTTACCAGATACATTCATAGTAAATGCCAAGTCTGCTTGGTTCCACGATGTGACTGTGGAAAACAAACTTATTAGGCTACAGCCTGACGGAGTCATTTTATATAGCATCAG GATTACCTCAACCGTGGCCTGTGACATGGACCTCACTAAGTATCCCATGGATGAACAAGAGTGCATGCTGGATCTAGAGAGCT ATGGCTACTCTTCAGAGGATATCGTGTACCACTGGTCAGGAAACCAAGAGGAGATCCATGGGCTGGATAAGCTGCAGCTTGCTCAGTTCACAATCACAAATTACCGCTTCATGACAGAAATGATGAACTTCAAATCTG CGGGTCAGTTTCCCAGGCTCAGTCTGCACTTCCACCTGCGGCGGAATCGAGGCGTTTATATCATTCAGTCTTACATGCCTTCCATCTTACTGGTGGCCATGTCTTGGGTGTCCTTCTGGATCAGCCAATCAGCTGTGCCCGCGAGGGTGTCACTAG GGATAACCACCGTTCTGACTATGACCACGTTGATGGTCAGTGCCCGGTCTTCACTCCCACGAGCCTCTGCCATCAAGGCGCTGGATGTTTACTTCTGGATTTGCTACGTATTTGTCTTTGCTGCACTGGTGGAATATGCATTTGCACATTTCAATGCCGACTACATGAAAAAGCAAAAAGCCAAGCTGAAGGCGAGCAGACAGAGTGGAGAG GTCAATGTGAAGAACGccattgttttgttttccctttctGTTGCTGGCGTGAACCAGGAGCTGGCCATTTCTAACCGGCAGCACCGAGCTCCCAAAAGTCTACCTGGATCATATGGCTCTGTGGCAGTTGAAACTGGAGAGACAAAGAAGCATCAAGAATCTAATCAAGAGAAAAAGCGTGGCTTGAAGTCCCTCTTTAAGCCCATTGATGCAGACACCATCGATATTTATGCCAGGGCAGTGTTTCCAGCAGCCTTTGCAGCAGTCAATGTTATCTACTGGGTTGCTTATACAATGTAA
- the GABRD gene encoding gamma-aminobutyric acid receptor subunit delta isoform X6 encodes MNDIGDYIGSNIEISWLPNLDDLMKGYARIFRPGIGGPPVNVALAIEVASIDHISEVNMEYTMTVFLHQSWRDDRLSYNHTNETLGLDSRFVDKLWLPDTFIVNAKSAWFHDVTVENKLIRLQPDGVILYSIRITSTVACDMDLTKYPMDEQECMLDLESYGYSSEDIVYHWSGNQEEIHGLDKLQLAQFTITNYRFMTEMMNFKSAGQFPRLSLHFHLRRNRGVYIIQSYMPSILLVAMSWVSFWISQSAVPARVSLGITTVLTMTTLMVSARSSLPRASAIKALDVYFWICYVFVFAALVEYAFAHFNADYMKKQKAKLKASRQSGEVNVKNAIVLFSLSVAGVNQELAISNRQHRAPKSLPGSYGSVAVETGETKKHQESNQEKKRGLKSLFKPIDADTIDIYARAVFPAAFAAVNVIYWVAYTM; translated from the exons ATGAATGATATTGGAGATTACATAGGCTCCAACATAGAAATATCCTGGTTACCTAATCTGGATGATTTAATGAAAGGATATGCACGGATTTTCAGGCCTGGAATTGGAG GCCCTCCTGTTAATGTTGCCCTAGCGATTGAAGTAGCCAGCATTGACCACATCTCAGAAGTTAACATG GAATACACCATGACAGTATTTTTGCATCAGAGCTGGCGAGACGACCGCCTGTCTTACAACCACACCAACGAAACTCTGGGTTTGGACAGTCGGTTTGTGGACAAGCTCTGGTTACCAGATACATTCATAGTAAATGCCAAGTCTGCTTGGTTCCACGATGTGACTGTGGAAAACAAACTTATTAGGCTACAGCCTGACGGAGTCATTTTATATAGCATCAG GATTACCTCAACCGTGGCCTGTGACATGGACCTCACTAAGTATCCCATGGATGAACAAGAGTGCATGCTGGATCTAGAGAGCT ATGGCTACTCTTCAGAGGATATCGTGTACCACTGGTCAGGAAACCAAGAGGAGATCCATGGGCTGGATAAGCTGCAGCTTGCTCAGTTCACAATCACAAATTACCGCTTCATGACAGAAATGATGAACTTCAAATCTG CGGGTCAGTTTCCCAGGCTCAGTCTGCACTTCCACCTGCGGCGGAATCGAGGCGTTTATATCATTCAGTCTTACATGCCTTCCATCTTACTGGTGGCCATGTCTTGGGTGTCCTTCTGGATCAGCCAATCAGCTGTGCCCGCGAGGGTGTCACTAG GGATAACCACCGTTCTGACTATGACCACGTTGATGGTCAGTGCCCGGTCTTCACTCCCACGAGCCTCTGCCATCAAGGCGCTGGATGTTTACTTCTGGATTTGCTACGTATTTGTCTTTGCTGCACTGGTGGAATATGCATTTGCACATTTCAATGCCGACTACATGAAAAAGCAAAAAGCCAAGCTGAAGGCGAGCAGACAGAGTGGAGAG GTCAATGTGAAGAACGccattgttttgttttccctttctGTTGCTGGCGTGAACCAGGAGCTGGCCATTTCTAACCGGCAGCACCGAGCTCCCAAAAGTCTACCTGGATCATATGGCTCTGTGGCAGTTGAAACTGGAGAGACAAAGAAGCATCAAGAATCTAATCAAGAGAAAAAGCGTGGCTTGAAGTCCCTCTTTAAGCCCATTGATGCAGACACCATCGATATTTATGCCAGGGCAGTGTTTCCAGCAGCCTTTGCAGCAGTCAATGTTATCTACTGGGTTGCTTATACAATGTAA
- the GABRD gene encoding gamma-aminobutyric acid receptor subunit delta isoform X4 — MTTALSPLAKASRRAMNDIGDYIGSNIEISWLPNLDDLMKGYARIFRPGIGGPPVNVALAIEVASIDHISEVNMEYTMTVFLHQSWRDDRLSYNHTNETLGLDSRFVDKLWLPDTFIVNAKSAWFHDVTVENKLIRLQPDGVILYSIRITSTVACDMDLTKYPMDEQECMLDLESYGYSSEDIVYHWSGNQEEIHGLDKLQLAQFTITNYRFMTEMMNFKSAGQFPRLSLHFHLRRNRGVYIIQSYMPSILLVAMSWVSFWISQSAVPARVSLGITTVLTMTTLMVSARSSLPRASAIKALDVYFWICYVFVFAALVEYAFAHFNADYMKKQKAKLKASRQSGEVNVKNAIVLFSLSVAGVNQELAISNRQHRAPKSLPGSYGSVAVETGETKKHQESNQEKKRGLKSLFKPIDADTIDIYARAVFPAAFAAVNVIYWVAYTM; from the exons aGCAATGAATGATATTGGAGATTACATAGGCTCCAACATAGAAATATCCTGGTTACCTAATCTGGATGATTTAATGAAAGGATATGCACGGATTTTCAGGCCTGGAATTGGAG GCCCTCCTGTTAATGTTGCCCTAGCGATTGAAGTAGCCAGCATTGACCACATCTCAGAAGTTAACATG GAATACACCATGACAGTATTTTTGCATCAGAGCTGGCGAGACGACCGCCTGTCTTACAACCACACCAACGAAACTCTGGGTTTGGACAGTCGGTTTGTGGACAAGCTCTGGTTACCAGATACATTCATAGTAAATGCCAAGTCTGCTTGGTTCCACGATGTGACTGTGGAAAACAAACTTATTAGGCTACAGCCTGACGGAGTCATTTTATATAGCATCAG GATTACCTCAACCGTGGCCTGTGACATGGACCTCACTAAGTATCCCATGGATGAACAAGAGTGCATGCTGGATCTAGAGAGCT ATGGCTACTCTTCAGAGGATATCGTGTACCACTGGTCAGGAAACCAAGAGGAGATCCATGGGCTGGATAAGCTGCAGCTTGCTCAGTTCACAATCACAAATTACCGCTTCATGACAGAAATGATGAACTTCAAATCTG CGGGTCAGTTTCCCAGGCTCAGTCTGCACTTCCACCTGCGGCGGAATCGAGGCGTTTATATCATTCAGTCTTACATGCCTTCCATCTTACTGGTGGCCATGTCTTGGGTGTCCTTCTGGATCAGCCAATCAGCTGTGCCCGCGAGGGTGTCACTAG GGATAACCACCGTTCTGACTATGACCACGTTGATGGTCAGTGCCCGGTCTTCACTCCCACGAGCCTCTGCCATCAAGGCGCTGGATGTTTACTTCTGGATTTGCTACGTATTTGTCTTTGCTGCACTGGTGGAATATGCATTTGCACATTTCAATGCCGACTACATGAAAAAGCAAAAAGCCAAGCTGAAGGCGAGCAGACAGAGTGGAGAG GTCAATGTGAAGAACGccattgttttgttttccctttctGTTGCTGGCGTGAACCAGGAGCTGGCCATTTCTAACCGGCAGCACCGAGCTCCCAAAAGTCTACCTGGATCATATGGCTCTGTGGCAGTTGAAACTGGAGAGACAAAGAAGCATCAAGAATCTAATCAAGAGAAAAAGCGTGGCTTGAAGTCCCTCTTTAAGCCCATTGATGCAGACACCATCGATATTTATGCCAGGGCAGTGTTTCCAGCAGCCTTTGCAGCAGTCAATGTTATCTACTGGGTTGCTTATACAATGTAA
- the GABRD gene encoding gamma-aminobutyric acid receptor subunit delta isoform X2 yields the protein MKAEILDCPIPNQTPGNPRERREDREGRMAWQFTAGVLRAMNDIGDYIGSNIEISWLPNLDDLMKGYARIFRPGIGGPPVNVALAIEVASIDHISEVNMEYTMTVFLHQSWRDDRLSYNHTNETLGLDSRFVDKLWLPDTFIVNAKSAWFHDVTVENKLIRLQPDGVILYSIRITSTVACDMDLTKYPMDEQECMLDLESYGYSSEDIVYHWSGNQEEIHGLDKLQLAQFTITNYRFMTEMMNFKSAGQFPRLSLHFHLRRNRGVYIIQSYMPSILLVAMSWVSFWISQSAVPARVSLGITTVLTMTTLMVSARSSLPRASAIKALDVYFWICYVFVFAALVEYAFAHFNADYMKKQKAKLKASRQSGEVNVKNAIVLFSLSVAGVNQELAISNRQHRAPKSLPGSYGSVAVETGETKKHQESNQEKKRGLKSLFKPIDADTIDIYARAVFPAAFAAVNVIYWVAYTM from the exons aGCAATGAATGATATTGGAGATTACATAGGCTCCAACATAGAAATATCCTGGTTACCTAATCTGGATGATTTAATGAAAGGATATGCACGGATTTTCAGGCCTGGAATTGGAG GCCCTCCTGTTAATGTTGCCCTAGCGATTGAAGTAGCCAGCATTGACCACATCTCAGAAGTTAACATG GAATACACCATGACAGTATTTTTGCATCAGAGCTGGCGAGACGACCGCCTGTCTTACAACCACACCAACGAAACTCTGGGTTTGGACAGTCGGTTTGTGGACAAGCTCTGGTTACCAGATACATTCATAGTAAATGCCAAGTCTGCTTGGTTCCACGATGTGACTGTGGAAAACAAACTTATTAGGCTACAGCCTGACGGAGTCATTTTATATAGCATCAG GATTACCTCAACCGTGGCCTGTGACATGGACCTCACTAAGTATCCCATGGATGAACAAGAGTGCATGCTGGATCTAGAGAGCT ATGGCTACTCTTCAGAGGATATCGTGTACCACTGGTCAGGAAACCAAGAGGAGATCCATGGGCTGGATAAGCTGCAGCTTGCTCAGTTCACAATCACAAATTACCGCTTCATGACAGAAATGATGAACTTCAAATCTG CGGGTCAGTTTCCCAGGCTCAGTCTGCACTTCCACCTGCGGCGGAATCGAGGCGTTTATATCATTCAGTCTTACATGCCTTCCATCTTACTGGTGGCCATGTCTTGGGTGTCCTTCTGGATCAGCCAATCAGCTGTGCCCGCGAGGGTGTCACTAG GGATAACCACCGTTCTGACTATGACCACGTTGATGGTCAGTGCCCGGTCTTCACTCCCACGAGCCTCTGCCATCAAGGCGCTGGATGTTTACTTCTGGATTTGCTACGTATTTGTCTTTGCTGCACTGGTGGAATATGCATTTGCACATTTCAATGCCGACTACATGAAAAAGCAAAAAGCCAAGCTGAAGGCGAGCAGACAGAGTGGAGAG GTCAATGTGAAGAACGccattgttttgttttccctttctGTTGCTGGCGTGAACCAGGAGCTGGCCATTTCTAACCGGCAGCACCGAGCTCCCAAAAGTCTACCTGGATCATATGGCTCTGTGGCAGTTGAAACTGGAGAGACAAAGAAGCATCAAGAATCTAATCAAGAGAAAAAGCGTGGCTTGAAGTCCCTCTTTAAGCCCATTGATGCAGACACCATCGATATTTATGCCAGGGCAGTGTTTCCAGCAGCCTTTGCAGCAGTCAATGTTATCTACTGGGTTGCTTATACAATGTAA